One Psychrobacillus glaciei genomic region harbors:
- the corA gene encoding magnesium/cobalt transporter CorA produces MIRTIGITTDHEIISDFPLEDIKHKTFEWYWVDIAEPTEEEKNLLSSFFHFHPLAIEDCLLRLQRPKADHYDGHVFFVLHTFNEVTLDAEELNLFVGKDFIVTFHFPIMHELDQARERIKRNPKGWERGAMHAMYHIVDKVVDAYFPIMYKIEDYLNEVEDRLSIDMRHLSMNQVFDLRSDLLRLRRTIIPMRDLLYRIMNSERINLQPSERAYFGDIYDHLLKLADMVETNRELTADIRDSHMSINSSHMNRIMMILTIVSTVFIPLTFIVGVYGMNFVNMPELEWKFGYFGVMALMVVIAIAMLAWFKYKGWFNLFKN; encoded by the coding sequence ATGATTCGAACGATAGGGATAACAACAGATCACGAGATAATTAGTGATTTTCCTCTCGAAGATATAAAGCATAAAACGTTTGAATGGTATTGGGTTGACATAGCTGAACCTACAGAAGAAGAGAAAAATCTTCTAAGTTCCTTCTTTCATTTCCATCCATTAGCAATTGAAGATTGTTTATTAAGACTTCAACGTCCAAAAGCAGACCATTACGATGGACACGTATTTTTTGTACTACATACGTTCAATGAAGTAACGCTTGATGCGGAAGAACTGAATTTATTTGTTGGAAAAGATTTTATAGTTACCTTTCATTTTCCTATCATGCATGAACTGGATCAAGCTCGAGAGCGTATAAAACGAAACCCAAAAGGTTGGGAACGCGGAGCTATGCATGCAATGTATCATATTGTCGATAAAGTAGTGGATGCTTATTTTCCGATTATGTATAAAATTGAAGACTATTTAAATGAAGTAGAGGATAGGCTATCTATAGATATGCGGCATTTGTCTATGAATCAAGTGTTTGACCTTCGAAGTGATTTACTTAGATTACGGCGAACCATTATTCCAATGCGTGATTTACTCTATCGAATTATGAACTCTGAGCGAATTAATTTACAGCCTTCTGAACGAGCTTATTTTGGAGATATTTATGATCATTTGCTAAAACTAGCGGATATGGTTGAGACGAATCGTGAACTAACGGCTGATATTCGAGATAGTCATATGTCCATTAACTCGAGTCATATGAATAGAATTATGATGATTTTAACAATTGTTTCGACCGTTTTTATCCCCTTAACATTTATCGTGGGAGTGTACGGGATGAACTTTGTGAATATGCCTGAGTTAGAGTGGAAATTTGGATACTTTGGTGTGATGGCATTAATGGTCGTTATTGCTATCGCCATGCTTGCTTGGTTTAAATATAAAGGCTGGTTTAATTTGTTTAAGAATTAA
- a CDS encoding M55 family metallopeptidase: MKLFLSIDMEGITGLPDHTFVDSGKHNYERARRLMTQEANAIVEGALSSGVKEVLVNDSHSKMNNILVEELHPEASLITGDVKPFSMVQALDESYIGAVFAGYHSRAGQPGVMSHSMIFGVRNMYINDVEVGELGFNAYVAGHFGVPVIMVAGDDGACKEAEALIPGVVTAVVKESISRSAVKTLHPQKAHALLREKVAKAISERNQIKPLIPPKTPTLRIEFVNYGQAEWAALMPGCEIIEGTTTVKFEAKDILEAYRAMLVMVELAMQTKFC; encoded by the coding sequence ATGAAACTTTTTCTTTCAATAGACATGGAAGGGATTACGGGTTTGCCTGATCATACTTTTGTGGACTCCGGTAAGCATAATTATGAACGTGCTCGCCGTTTAATGACACAAGAGGCTAATGCAATCGTGGAAGGCGCTTTATCATCAGGAGTAAAAGAAGTACTAGTGAATGACAGTCATTCTAAAATGAATAATATTTTAGTAGAAGAGCTGCATCCAGAAGCATCTTTAATAACTGGCGATGTGAAACCATTTTCAATGGTGCAGGCATTAGATGAATCTTACATAGGTGCAGTATTTGCTGGTTATCATTCGAGAGCGGGACAACCTGGAGTAATGAGTCACTCGATGATATTTGGGGTTAGAAATATGTATATAAATGATGTAGAAGTCGGCGAATTGGGATTTAATGCATATGTAGCAGGTCACTTTGGTGTACCAGTTATCATGGTTGCAGGTGATGATGGAGCGTGTAAAGAGGCAGAGGCACTGATTCCTGGAGTGGTCACTGCAGTAGTGAAAGAATCTATCTCTAGATCTGCGGTTAAGACATTGCATCCGCAAAAAGCACATGCATTATTGAGAGAGAAGGTTGCCAAAGCGATTAGTGAGAGAAATCAAATCAAACCGCTCATTCCTCCTAAAACACCAACATTACGTATTGAGTTTGTTAATTATGGCCAAGCGGAATGGGCAGCACTTATGCCTGGTTGTGAAATTATAGAGGGAACTACAACGGTTAAGTTTGAAGCGAAGGATATATTAGAAGCATACCGTGCCATGCTTGTAATGGTAGAGCTAGCCATGCAAACGAAATTTTGTTAA